A stretch of Megalobrama amblycephala isolate DHTTF-2021 linkage group LG14, ASM1881202v1, whole genome shotgun sequence DNA encodes these proteins:
- the LOC125245015 gene encoding uncharacterized protein LOC125245015 isoform X1, with amino-acid sequence MKALVCILLLLETFVFVVQQQVDGGLNENEISQQISSEDGRQNPPKTDTLRAEASTDRQQYCDLGIPDIHAALRELTATVTEQKENIRELTTTVTEQKGNIRELTATVTEQKENIRALETQLREQQMFILEEMNKKDEEISNLTLSQVELRKENRDREIAFSASLMESGSGYIGPFTTEITLTYRNVFTNIGNAYNPITGIFTAPLKGAYMFRVSVYGHAGTAASVYIIKNGEKVVSAHDHQAQNPDALNSSNGVVLILEVGDVVYVRLWSGRRIYENQNIHNTFSGFLLFPLREQELCRM; translated from the exons ATGAAGGCTTTAGTAtgtatactgctgctgttggaaacctttgtgtttgtcgtccagcagcaggtagatggaggactcaatgagaatgagatcagtcaacagatcAGCTCTGAGGACGGAAGACAGAATCCACCTAAAACAGACACTTTGAGAGCTGAAGCTTCAACTGACAGACAACAATACTGTGATCTGGGCATCCCTGACATCCATGCAGCActgagagaactgaccgccaccgttacagagcagaaagaaaacatcagagaactgaccaccaccgttacagagcagaaaggaaacatcagagaactgaccgccaccgttacagagcagaaagaaaacatcagagcTTTAGAGACGCAACTGAGGGAACAACAGATGTTTATCCTGGAAGAGATGAACAAGAAAGATGAAG aaatttcaaatcttactctgagtcaagtggagttgagaaaggaaaatagag acagagaaatagcTTTTTCAGCTTCACTTATGGAATCTGGCAGTGGATATATTGGTCCTTTTACCACTGAAATCACACTAACCTACAGGAACGTCTTCACAAACATAGGGAACGCCTACAACCCAATTACAG gtattttcacagccccactgaaaggagcgtaCATGTTCAGAGTCTCTGTATATGGTCATGCCGGAACTGCAGCAAGTGTATACATTATTAAGAATGGAGAGAAGGTTGTTTCAGCACATGATCATCAGGCTCAGAATCCGGATGCATTAAACTCCTCAAATGGAGttgtgttgatcctggaggtCGGAGATGTTGTATATGTGAGACTTTGGTCTGGCAGGAGGATATATGAAAACCAGAATATACACAACACTTTCAGTGGTTTCCTATTGTTCCCCTTAAGAGAACAGGAGCTTTGCAGAATGTGA
- the LOC125245014 gene encoding multimerin-2-like, whose product MKALVCILLLLETFVFVVQQQVDGGLNKKEISQQISSEDGRQNPPQTDTLRAEASTDRQQYCDLGIPDIHAALRELTATVTEQKEKNRELTATVTEQKEKNRELTATVTEQKGNIRELTATVTEQKANIRALETQLREQQTFILEELKKKNEEISRQVEELRKENRDREIAFSASLLESGSGYVGPFTTEITLTYKNVFTNIGNAYNPITGVFTAPLKGAYMFRVSVFSHGPTVSGASIYKNEQRVVMAYTNQPQNELNSSNGVVLILEVGDVVYVRLYPNTRIFDNDNNHSTFSGYLLFPLR is encoded by the exons ATGAAGGCTTTAGTAtgtatactgctgctgttggaaacCTTTGTGTTTGTCGTCCAGCAGCAGGTAGATGGAGGACTCAATAAGaaggagatcagtcaacagatcAGCTCTGAGGATGGAAGACAGAATCCACCTCAAACAGACACTTTGAGAGCTGAAGCTTCAACTGACAGACAACAATACTGTGATCTGGGCATCCCTGACATCCATGCAGCActgagagaactgaccgccaccgttacagagcagaaagaaaagaacagagaactgaccgccaccgttacagagcagaaagaaaagaacagagaactgaccgccaccgttacagagcagaaaggaaacatcagagaactgaccgccaccgttacagagcagaaagcaaACATCAGAGCTTTAGAGACGCAACTGAGGGAACAACAGACGTTTATCCTGGAAGAGctgaagaagaaaaatgaag aaatttcAAGACAAGTGGAGGAGTTGAGAAAGGAAAATAGAG acagagaaatagcTTTTTCAGCTTCACTGTTGGAATCTGGCAGTGGATATGTTGGTCCTTTTACCACTGAAATCACACTAACATACAAGAATGTCTTCACAAACATAGGGAACGCCTACAACCCAATTACAG GTGTTTTCACAGCCCCTCTGAAAGGAGCGTACATGTTCAGAGTCTCTGTATTTAGTCATGGTCCGACTGTGTCAGGTGCCTCCATTTATAAGAATGAACAGCGTGTGGTTATGGCATATACTAATCAGCCTCAGAATGAGTTAAACTCCTCGAATGGAGTAgtgttgatcctggaggttgGAGATGTTGTCTATGTGAGACTGTACCCTAACACAAGGATATTTGATAACGATAATAACCACAGCACTTTCAGTGGTTATCTACTGTTTCCCTTAAGATAA